From the genome of Croceibacterium atlanticum:
ATCGGCCGCGCCTGGCCCAGCGCCCGCACGGCTTCGCGTTCGGCATCGTCGAAACCGCCTTCCGGGCCGATCAGCAGCGCGGCAGGGCCGGAATGCGCGGCAAATGCCTCGGCCGCAGGCTCTCCCCCCAGTTCGTCAGCAAAGAACAGCGCCCGGTCTTCCGGCCAGTCGCGCAGGAGAGCCTCCAGCTTTGTCACCCCCGCCAGTTCGGGCAAGGCAGTGCGCGCGCATTGTTCGGCGGCTTCGGTCACGATCATGCCAGCCCGGTCCGGGTTGAGCTTGTCCGCGACGCAGCGCCTGGTCAGCACGGGAACGATGCGCCGCACGCCCAGTTCGGTTGCCTTTTCCAGCACCAGATCGAAGCGGTCCTTCTTCAGCAGTGCCGGGCACAGCCAGAAATCGGGCACTTGTTCGCGCGGGCGCAGGCGCTCCACCGCCTGCAATTCGACGCTTCGCTTGCTGGAGGAGAGAACTTTCGCCGCCCATTCGCCTGTGTCGTCATCGCAGAGAATCACGGCATCGCCTTCCCCCACGCGCATCACCTTGGTCAGGTAATGCGCCTGGTTGCCCGCCACATGGACGGGCATATCAGCGGCAAGCGGGCCAGTGACGAACAGGCGCGGTGCGCTTCGCGGCGGCCAGGCGGGGGCGGCAGGCATGGCTGGCCACTATCCTTCCGGGAGGCTAGGAGGCAAGCCCAGGAGTCAGGCCCAGGAGCCAGAGATGGCGGATACGATCACCCCCGACAGCGAACATCGCGGCCTTGTGGCGCGGCTGCCGCAGAAGATGCGGGATTATGCCATGCTGGCCCGTTTCGATCGCCCGATCGGCTGGTGGCTGCTGTTCTGGCCTTGCGCATGGGGCGTTTGGCTGACCGGCGCCGGATTGCAATTGCAATTGCTGGCCTGGCTGCTTCTGGGCAGCATCGCCATGCGCGGCGCGGGCTGTGTCTATAACGATATTGTCGATGCCGATCTGGACCGGCAGGTTGCCCGCACGGCCAGCCGCCCTGTCGCCAGTGGCCGGGTTTCCCGCAAGGCGGCCTGGGTCTGGCTGCTCGTGCTATGCGCCATCGGTCTGATCGTGCTGCTGCAATTACGGTGGGAGGCGCAGCTTGTGGCGCTGGGCAGCCTGCTGCTCGTCGCCGCTTATCCTTTCATGAAACGCATCACCGGCTTTCCGCAGGCATGGCTGGGGCTGGTATTCACCTGGGGCGCGCCGGTGGGCTGGGTCGCCCTCCGGTCGGACAGGCTGGACGTGCTGGCCGCGCTCTATGCCGGTTCGATCTTCTGGTGCATCGGATATGATACGATCTATGCCCTGCAGGACCGGGAAGATGATGCGCTGGTCGGCATCGGATCCAGCGCGCTGACACTGGGCAACCGGGTGCAGGAAGGCGTCATCGCCTTTTATTGCCTCGCCCTGACTTTCTGGGGCCTTGCCCTGTGGCTGTTCCGGCAGGACTGGATCGCCCTTCTGGCATTGCTCCCCGCGGCGGCCCACCTGATGTGGCAGGCCTTTACGGTGAATGGCGAGGATGCGGACAACCCGCTGGCGCGTTTCCGTTCCAACCGTTTTGCCGGTTTGCTGGTGGCGCTGGCCTGCCTGGTGGTCGGCAACGCCTGACGATTATTCGGCCGGCTGCGCACGTCCTGGCTGGCCCGGCCGCACGGCCGCCAGCAGGCGTGCCAGCGGCGCGGTGATGAGCCCGTGCGCCTGCATCCATGCATGATATTGCCCATAGCGCGCATCCTCTGCCAGAAGATGCGCTTCTTCCGTCCTGGCACGCCAGAAATAGACCGCGCTGACACAGCCGAGAAACACCGTGTTGCGAATCGCATCCACGGCAGAGGCGCTGGTGACGAGGAATGGCAGAACCGACAGCCACCAGAACAGGTTCTTGGACAGATAGGCCGGGTGCCGCGTGAAGCGATAGGGCCCGTTGGTGATGATGCCGCGATAGGTAAGATTGGAAAAGCGGATGCCGAAAGCCACTGTCGCCCAGGCGTAGATCGCGGTCAGGAATACCAGCATCGCGGCCCATCCCCACAGCAGGATTGGCTGCCCGGCAAACCAGTATCCCCAGCCCGCCGTATTATATTCGTACTGGATCATCCCGCCATTACCCATGAAGGCATAGACAAAGGGCGGGTAACAGATCAGCGCCGCCAGCCAGCCGGCGATAAAGGGATTGCCGCTGCGTATATGAGCATCCAGCGGGCGCAGGGTCAGCAGATAGCCGACCGTCCCGATCTGCACGTCCACCACGAAAAGCAGTTCGAACAAATGGGTGCCCAGCGCCACCGGGTTGGACAGGATCGCGCCGTAATCGGCTTCGACCACATGGGCAAAACCCGGCGGAAGGATGGAGATCATGAAGGCGCCGAAGAAGCCCTTGATGATCCAGGCCCGCCAGTGCTTCTTCACCTGTTCCGGATCCCAGGCTTCCCGGCCCAGCAACAGGGCCCCGAAATGCCAGCTATGATCGCGCGGATCGACCATCCGCCGGTCCAGCCAGAATATATAGGGAATGGAGAGCAGGAAGATCGGTATCGCCGCCCAGCCGATTATGCGCATGGCGAAGAGATACTGCCCGTCCCAATACCAGCGGCCCAGGCAATAGAACGCCCCGATCAGCAGCCATGTGGCCCACAGGCCGGCCAGCTTCGTCAGGGAAATCCGCCGGATCTGAGAAAGGGGACGCACATTGTCCCAATCGATACCCGTGGAGGGGCGGCGATGGACCTTTTCAACCAATACGGACCAGGCCGCCATGGCGATGCCCACCAGAACCATGGACAGCAACGCCGCATGGGGGCCGGACATGACTTCACGCGGCGCGTTCAGGCCGAACAGATCGACGATTCCCGGCCAGAACCGGCAGAAGGCAATCCAGGCCAGCAGCACCAGCAGCCCGACAAATCCGACATGCCAGGAGACATCGCTCTCCGGCCGGCGCAGGGGCATGGTTCTAGAATGCGCGTTCATCACGCGCGGCTTACGTCCTAAGGGTTAAGGGGCCGGTAATGGCCCCGCCCCCGTTCCAGCCTCAGCGCCAGGCGGTTATCTTCCCGCCATCGTCCAGTATGTAGAGCGTGCCATTGGCGACGATCGGCGCGAGAGAGACATCGTCACCCAGTTTCGTGAAGGGCGTTTCCGTCCCCGTCTGCAGATCGACGGAACTCACCACGCCTTCGGAACTGGCGATCCACAATTTGTTGCCCGCCAGCACGGGGCCCACCCAGAAGATCGGCTTTTCGCGCTTGTCCGGATTGCCCCAGCGTTCAAGCTGGGTGACCCAGCGCACGCGGCCCGTTTCGCGGGCAATCGCCAGCAGGCGCGCATCGCTGGTCAGGGTGAAGATCCATTCACCGGCCACGGCAGGGGTGGAAATGCCCGCCAGGGTCAGTTCCCACAGGCGCTGCCCCGTCACCAGTTCATAGGCGGCCATGCGTCCGCCCTGGCCCAGCGCATAGACACGGCCCTGGTCGATGATCGGATCGGCATCCACATCGGTCAGCGTGCCAACCTGGGTGGAAATGGAAGTGCGGGCCAGCGCGTCGGACCACAATGTGCGGCCATTTTCATAGCGATAGGCAACCACTTCGCCCTGCGAATAGCCGGCGATGACCGTGCCCTGCCCGGCCGCGGGGGCGGCCACGCCGAACACGCCGGACTGGCCGGTGGCGGCGGCTTCCTGCCACAATTGCGAACCGTCATTCATGTTCAGCGCATGGATCTGGTTATCCTGCGTCATCACGTAAACGGCATTGAAGGCCACGGTTGGCGCGCCGCGCAGCGGGCCTGCCGGGCGGGTCTTCCAGATCTGTTCGCCGGTTTCGGCATTGATGGCCACCACGTCGCCCGCGCCATTGGTGGCATAGACGCGGCCATCATTGAAGCTGACGCCGCCGCCAAATGCGACGTCGCGCATATTGCCATCAACCTCGATCCGGTGCGTCCACAGGCGCGATCCATTCTCTGCATTGAAGGCGTGAACCTGGCCATCCGTATCGACCGCGAACAGCTTGCCATTGCCGACCACTGGCGAGGCGGCGAGGCGGCGCTTCTTGTTCGAGCCGGGGATCGAAGCGGTCCATGCGCGCACCGGCTGTTCCGCCAGTTCGACATGGCCAATCGCATTGGAGGCAGTGCCGCCCGCCTGCGCCCAGTCTTCATTCCGCCGGGCGGTGGGAACCACGACCGACACGCCTTCAAGCGCCGGATCGGCCTTCACTTCGGTGGCGATGCGCGACAGGATCGGCGTGCGGTTGCCGACCGTCGGCGTAGAGGGCTTGTCCTTGCCGCCACCCAGCGCACCGCAGGCGGAAAGGCCGGCGAACAGGGCGCCGGCCATCAGGGCCCGGCCTATCGAACGGATGGAACTTGCCGTCTGCATCGTGTGATTTCCCTCAATCCCGATCTTACTGGGCCGCGGCGCCGGGGCCGGCCTCTTGCTGGATTTCGGCCAAAGCCGCGTCCACATCCTCGATCGCGTCATAGCCGAGCAGGCCGGCCAGTTGGCGCGCACGCGATTTCAGCGTTTCGGGGACAGTGTCACTCTTGGCGATCTCCGCGAAAAGCGGGCCGGCGAGATCGGGCTTGTCCTGATCAAGATAGGCCATGCCGACCAGTTCGCCCGCGCTGCCGAACCACGGATTGCCGGGCACGGCCAGCGGCTTCAGCCGGTCGATAATTTCCTGCGGTTTCAGATTGTCGTAATTGGCAGCAACCGACCGGACAGCGGCAAGATCGCGATAGGGTTCAGGCGCATCGCCGTCCGCCGCCACTTCATCATACAGCCTGATCGCTTCCTGCGCCTTGCCATCCTGCAACGCGATACCGGCGCGCACCAGCTTGGCGGGAACCGCAACGCCGGATGCACCTTCGCCGATCAGCGCGGCCAATTCCTGATCGGCCTGTGAAGCGCGCCCGGCATCCAGTTCGTCCAGTGCGGTGACCAGCTCTTCCGATTTGCCTTCCAGCACGCCTTCCTGCCGGTCCGTCCAGAAAAGCCAGCCACCGAAAGCAGCGAGCCCGAGAACCAGGGCGACGCCAACGGGAATGCCCCATTTCTTGACTGTCTGGCCGACTTTGTCCTGACGGACAGCCTCGTCGACCTCGCGCATCAGCATGTCCTTTTCGGCCTGCTGGCGTGCGGCAAGCTTTTCGGCGCGTTTTTTCTCTTCTTCGGGTGTCAGGGCCACGGTTGCGCTTTTCCGGAAAATGCTTCTGGGTCGGGTTAAAGTCTCGGCCCGCGCTGTTAGGCGGATGAGCGGTCCAATTCAATTGTGGATTGGTGCCTGTCCCCCGACGGGTGAATGCCGGATGAAGGCGCTAATTGCGGCCCATCAAACCCCAATAGAGCGCACGATACCGTTCCACCATGCGCGCCTCGTCATATTCGGCGCTGGCGCGGGCACGGTTCGCGGCGCCCACTTTCTTGCGCAGGGCAGCGTCACCGGCCAGCTCCTGCAACGCCCGGGCCAACCCCTCTTCATCCTCCGCAGCGGCCAGATAGGGGCCATTCTCGCTGGCCAGCATGGACCCGACATCGCCCACGCGCGGCGCGGCAACCGGCAGGCCGGCGGCCATCGCCTCCACCACGGAAATCGGGAATTGTTCGGAATGGGATGACAGGGCAAAAATATCGAACAGGCCGACCAGCTTCTCCGGCTGATCCACGTGACCGGGAAGATGCAGCCGGTCCTCGATCCCGCACCGTTCGGCCTCGGCCATGATCGCATCCCGCTCCGGCCCTTCCCCGGCGATGACAAGCTGCCATTCCTCCGGCAATTTGCTGACCGCGCGGACCAGTGCGGTGAGGTTCTTCACCTTGCGCAATCCGGCCAGGGTGCCGACCCATTTTTCCCCGCGATGCTTGACCAGCCGCGGCAGGGCATCCCGCTTCGGCCTGGCAAGATAGGCGGCAGTGTCGATACCGTTGGGGATCAGGCGCACACGGCTGCGCGGCTGCTGCCACACTTCCAGCGCGATCCGTTCAAGATTGCGCGATGGCACGACCAGCGCCGCCGTCCGGCCCAGCGCGATCCGGCGATAGAGATTGCGGCTCGTCTTCAGCCGGTTCTTCTCATCCTCGTTGAAGCCATCCTCGTGATGAACCAGCGGCGCCAGCTTGTAGACATCGGCGAACAATGTCTGCGCCATCACCGCATCCAGCGCGCCCCAATTATAGGTGCAGATCAGGTCATAGCCGCTCATCGCTTCGGCAATCTTGCGCAGGCGCCCCGGCCATGGCTTGCCCTTCAGCGAAGGGAAGACCGGCCATTTGACCCGTGCCCCCTTTCCAAGACGGGAGGCCGCGCCGCGCCGCTGCGGATCGGCCGAAACGATTGCATGTTCCGCAGCATCGCCAAATGCGTTGATCAACTGCACGCAGCGCAATTCCTTCCCCCGGCATCGAAGGAGGAATGGAGATGCAGGATGCGCGGCCTTCCCTGCTTCCCGGTCATGCGCATTTTGCCAGCAATGCGGCGATTGCCTGTTGCGCCAGCGGTTCTTCCAGGGTCGGCGCATGGCCTTTACCCGGTATGACAACCGCTTCCATGTCCGGCACTTCCTTCTGCATCCGGGCCAGGGTGCCGGTGGAAAGTATGTCCGACAATTCACCCCGCAGGGTCAGCAGCGGGCGCCCCGCCAGGGCGCGAAATGCCGGCCACATGTCATGGGGCTCGGCCCCTTGCGGCGCATGAAAAGGCTCTGCAATTTTCATATCGTAATCGAAGGCAATGCGCCCGCTGCCACCCACGCACATCATCCGCTTGGACAGGCGCAACCAGTCCGACAGTTCGAATTCGGGATAAGCATCCCCATTCTGTTCCTTCAGCGCCCGCGCGGCGTGAATCCAGGTGGGAAAGCTGCGCCCCTGCCCCACATAGTCGCGGATCCGGTCCAGCCCGTCTTCTTCCACTTCCGGGCCGATATCGTTCAGCACCACGCCCGCGAACCGATCGGCCGATTGCAGCGCCAGCAACATGATCACGATCCCGCCCAGCGATGTGCCGATCGCCACGACCCGGCCCAGCTCCGCCTGATCGAACAGGGCGGCAATGTCCGCGACATAGGATGCAGGCGTATAGCTGGCGGGATCCCTGGCATAATCGCTCTGCCCGCGTCCGCGCAGATCGGGGCAGACCACGCGCCATTCCCCGGCAAAGGCATCGGCCACCGGCTCGAAATCGCGGGCATTGCGGGTCAGGCCGGGGATGCACAGGATCGCCGGGCGATCATCGCGCCCGGGATAATCGCGATAACGCAGCGTCAGCCCATCCGCGCTCGTCCACTCGCCTTCTGTATAAGGGGCTTCGCCCATCGACCCGTCCCATTGATCCGGCCACACGGTTGCGCGGCCGCCATTCCGTGCCCACTAATGGAAGGATGCGACCAGAACCGCAAGCCGCGCCATACCGCCCCGATCCGCAAATACTGAACCTGGCCGAATGGCTTGGCGATGCAGTGGAGCCAGCAGGATTCCCCCGCCACGAATTGCGTTTTCGCAACCGGCGATGGGATCGTGCCGTGGGGCTGGCGGAACTTTCCGACCAGGAATGGCTGAACCATTTCGCCGGGTTCGCCCCTCTGCCCGACAATCTGCCCCAGCCGCTGGCGCTGCGTTATCACGGGCATCAGTTCCGCGTGTATAATCCCGATATCGGCGATGGCCGGGGCTTCCTGTTTGCGCAAATGCGCGATGGCGACGGGCGCCTGCTCGATCTGGGCACCAAGGGCAGCGGGCAGACCCCCTATAGCCGCACGGCCGACGGGCGGCTGACGCTGAAAGGCGCGGTTCGCGAAATTCTGGCCACGGAAATGCTGGAAGCGCTGGGCGTCAACACGTCCAGAACCTTCTCCGTCGTCGAAACGGGGGAGGAACTGGTGCGCGGGGACGAACCTTCGCCCACACGGTCCGCCGTGATGGTGCGGCTGTCCCATTCCCATATCCGCATCGGCGCGTTCCAGCGTCTCGCCGTCCTTGGCGAAGACGATCATCTTCGCGAACTGGTCGATTATTGCCTGTCCCAGTTCCCTGGCCCGCAACCGCCGGAGGATGCGCCCGGACGGGACGAACCAGCCGTGATCCTGATGCATCAGGCGGTGGAGCGCATGGCCGATCTAGCCGCATCATACATGGTGGCGGGTTTCGTTCACGGCGTGCTCAATACCGATAATATGAACATTACCGGGGAGAGCTTCGATTACGGCCCCTGGCGCTGGCTGCCGACATGGGATCCGGCCTTCACCGCCGCCTATTTCGATCATGCCGGCCTCTATGCCTTCGGGCGCCAGCCGGAAGCGATTCGCTGGAATCTCGCCCAATTGGCGATTGCCCTGCGGCGCCTGGTGGATGCGCCGCCGCTGATTGCCGCCCTCGAAAGATTTGGCGATCTTTATCACAATGCCATGAGCCGTCGCTTCACCTGGCGCCTGGGCGTGCAAAGCCGCGGGCTGGAGCAGGATTTCAGCCTTATCGAAGCGGCAGAAGGAACGATGCGGGAATTGGGGATCGGGCCGGACGCCTTTTTCTTTGCGCATCGCGGCGGACGCAACGCTGCGGGCCAGCTGGCAGAAAAGCTGCGCGGATACGAACCGCTGAACAGCGGCCATCCCTATTGGGAAGGCGAAGAACCGCAGGCCATGTTGATCGACGAGGTCGAAGCAATCTGGGCCTCCATTGCCGAGCATGATGACTGGCAGCCATTGGCCGACAAGGTCGAGGCGCTGCGGGTTATGGGCGCTGCGCACGGCAAGCATCCGTCTCCGGCGGGAAATATTTGAACCGGTGGAGTAACGCACTACCTGCACTGGCATGGAAGTACCGAGCAAGCTATCAGCTGGGGATGACATCAATTCCGGTAGCCAGACCGGCGGCAAGCCTGTGAGCCAGAACGAAATCATCTCTTACGAACCGGCCACCGGGGCCGAGCTTTGGCGCGGTCCGATCGGTAATGTCGATGATGCCGTCGCCCGCGCGCGCCGGGCATGGCCGAAATGGGCATCGCAACCGCTGGCCAATCGCATAGAGCTGGTGCGCCGCTTCGCCAATGAAGTGCGCAAGGTCCAGGGTGAATTCGCCGAACTGATCGCGCGGGAAACCGGCAAGCCGCTATGGGAAGCGAGCACCGAAGTCGAAGCGGTAATCGCCAAGGTCGAAATTTCGGTACGCGCCTATGCGGAACGCACCGGCCAGCGCAAGCTGGACAGCGCGCTGCAGGGCACGGCCGCGCTGCGGCACAAGCCGCATGGCGTAATGGCCGTGCTGGGCCCGTATAATTTCCCCGCCCATCTGCCCAATGGCCACATCATCCCGGCCCTGATCGCCGGCAATGCGGTGATCCTGAAACCCAGCGAGAAGACGCCCGCCGTCGGCGCGATGCTGATATCCTGCTTCCACAAGGCGGGGATCGAACCGGATCTGGTGCAGATCCTCCTCGGCGGACCGGATGAAGGCAAGGCGCTGGTCGCCCATGATGACGTGGACGGTGTGCTGTTCACCGGATCGGCGCAGGTCGGCATCGCGATCAATCGCAAGCTGGCCGGCAATCCGGGCAAGATCGTCGCGCTTGAGATGGGCGGCAACAATCCGATCATGGTGTGGAACACGCCGCTGATCGCGGATGCCGCCACCCTGATCGTGCAATCGGCCTTCACCACGGCCGGGCAGCGCTGCACGGCGGCGCGGCGCCTCATCGTCAAATCGGACATGTATGATGCGGTAGTCGGTGAAGTGAAGAAGCTGACCGACCGGATGATCATCGGCGCGCCGTTCGACGATCCGCAACCCTATATGGGGCCAGTGATCGATTCCAACACTGCCGATCAATTGACCGAAAGCTTTCTCTACCTGATTTCCAATGGCGGCAAGGCAATCAGCCATATGCGCCGGCCGCAGGGCGATCTGCCTTTCCTGACGCCTGGCCTGATCGACACGACCAACATGGCGGAACGGCCCGATGTCGAATTGTTCGGCCCGTTGCTGCAAATCGTGAAAGTGGACGATTTCGACGAAGGGATTGCCGAGGCGAATAATACGCGTTTCGGCCTTTCCGCCTCTCTGGTGGGTGGCAATCCGCAGGAATATAACCGTTTCTGGGCCAATATCCGGGCTGGCATCGTCAACTGGAACCGGCCGACCAATGGCGCATCTTCCGCAGCGCCCTTCGGCGGGATCGGCCTGTCCGGCAATCACCGCCCGGCGGCCTTCTATGCTGCCGATTACTGCGCCTATCCAGTGGCCAGCACGGAGATGGAACAGCCGCGTGCCAGCGTGGGCGTGGGCTTCACGCAGTAAACACTATCTGACGCTGGTAACCAGATCCACTTCGGTGGCGCCATTGGCCAGGCGGCGGGCATAGACGACGAAGGATGATGCGTCCTTCACGCCCCCCAGAACATTATCGCCATCCTGCAACACATGCTGGGCGGAAAAACCGGCCTTGCTGGCCATTGTGAAATAGAAATTCATCACCTCCCCGATCGGCGCGGGGGTCTGGTAATTCACCACTCGCAGCGAACAGCCATCCCGGTCGGTGCCGGCTGCTTCCTGCACGGCACCGCGCGGATATACGGGAAAGGAAACGGGCAGTTTCGCCGCCCATTGCATCGTATATTCAACCTTCTGCGCACAATCGCCGCTGCCGCCCGGCGCAGCCGCAGCGCGCGCGGCGGCCGTCAAGGCGGCATTTTCGGGCAAGGCGCCCGCCACTTCGCGCGGCTCAGGCGCATCGCGCATCTGGCCCTGCCCGCCCACCAGCTTCAGCGCATCGGCACGAGCAGCCTCGATCGCCGCCGGCCCGAGATCGAGCGTCGGCACCGAGCCATCGCCCGAAGCGATACTGGCGGCATTATTGGCGCGGTTCTGCCCGATCAGGTCGGGATCGACCATGATCTGTTCGCCCAGCGCGCCGGTCAGGGCAGGATCGATTTCGGCCGCGGCCTGTGGTTCATCGGCACTATCTCCGCAAGCGGAAAGGCCGAGGGCGGCAAGAAGCGGCAGCGCCATGGTGAATCGGAGATCGCGTTTCATGGCGCCCGCCCTATCCCGGAGAGGCGGAGAAAAGGTTTACGTGCGGGCAGAATAACCGCCCCTGTCGCGAAACAGGCCTGCCCGTAAAAGGCAGTGGGCGCCCGGCCGTTGCGACGGTCCGGGCGCCCACAGGGCCTTTGCCGGTGCGACCCGAAGGCCCCTGGTCGATCAACGGCAGCGTGTGCCGCCATCCACTTCCTTGCCCAGCAACGCACCACCGGCAGCGCCGAGAATGGTGCCAAGCGTGCGGTCGCGCCCGCCATCGATCTCCCGGCCAAGCAGCGCGCCCAGCGCACCACCGACAATCAGGCCGGTCGTGCCGTCGCTCTTGCGGCAATAGGTGCGGCCGTCATTGCCGCGCCAGACGCGGGTGTCGCGATAGACGCGATCGTCATATCCGGCGCGGCGATAATCATAGTCCCGGCCATAGCGGTTCTGATTTCCGCGCCCGCGATACCAGCCTTCGTGACGGCCGCGATCGCGGCTGTGCTGCCAGTCCTGCTGAACGGGCGCAGCGGCGCGATGGGCGGGCGTGGCGAAATCCGCCGCACTGGCGGGGACGCTGGCTGCCATGCCGGTAGCGGCGAGGCCCAGGGCGGCGGTCTTGAACAGCTTGTGCATGGCTTTGAGCTCCATCGTGTCATTCATTCGATGGTTCAGCTTTACGCCCTCTTTTATGAACGCCATGCAACCAGCCTGTCAGCCTTGCATCAATTTGTCGCACTTGCCGGGGCTTTGTCGCACGCCTACCCGCAAG
Proteins encoded in this window:
- a CDS encoding methyltransferase family protein, whose protein sequence is MNAHSRTMPLRRPESDVSWHVGFVGLLVLLAWIAFCRFWPGIVDLFGLNAPREVMSGPHAALLSMVLVGIAMAAWSVLVEKVHRRPSTGIDWDNVRPLSQIRRISLTKLAGLWATWLLIGAFYCLGRWYWDGQYLFAMRIIGWAAIPIFLLSIPYIFWLDRRMVDPRDHSWHFGALLLGREAWDPEQVKKHWRAWIIKGFFGAFMISILPPGFAHVVEADYGAILSNPVALGTHLFELLFVVDVQIGTVGYLLTLRPLDAHIRSGNPFIAGWLAALICYPPFVYAFMGNGGMIQYEYNTAGWGYWFAGQPILLWGWAAMLVFLTAIYAWATVAFGIRFSNLTYRGIITNGPYRFTRHPAYLSKNLFWWLSVLPFLVTSASAVDAIRNTVFLGCVSAVYFWRARTEEAHLLAEDARYGQYHAWMQAHGLITAPLARLLAAVRPGQPGRAQPAE
- a CDS encoding glycine zipper 2TM domain-containing protein, whose product is MNDTMELKAMHKLFKTAALGLAATGMAASVPASAADFATPAHRAAAPVQQDWQHSRDRGRHEGWYRGRGNQNRYGRDYDYRRAGYDDRVYRDTRVWRGNDGRTYCRKSDGTTGLIVGGALGALLGREIDGGRDRTLGTILGAAGGALLGKEVDGGTRCR
- a CDS encoding 16S rRNA (uracil(1498)-N(3))-methyltransferase, with the translated sequence MPAAPAWPPRSAPRLFVTGPLAADMPVHVAGNQAHYLTKVMRVGEGDAVILCDDDTGEWAAKVLSSSKRSVELQAVERLRPREQVPDFWLCPALLKKDRFDLVLEKATELGVRRIVPVLTRRCVADKLNPDRAGMIVTEAAEQCARTALPELAGVTKLEALLRDWPEDRALFFADELGGEPAAEAFAAHSGPAALLIGPEGGFDDAEREAVRALGQARPISLGPRILRGETAAIAAGAIWMAVAGDWHKRA
- the astD gene encoding succinylglutamate-semialdehyde dehydrogenase, whose protein sequence is MSQNEIISYEPATGAELWRGPIGNVDDAVARARRAWPKWASQPLANRIELVRRFANEVRKVQGEFAELIARETGKPLWEASTEVEAVIAKVEISVRAYAERTGQRKLDSALQGTAALRHKPHGVMAVLGPYNFPAHLPNGHIIPALIAGNAVILKPSEKTPAVGAMLISCFHKAGIEPDLVQILLGGPDEGKALVAHDDVDGVLFTGSAQVGIAINRKLAGNPGKIVALEMGGNNPIMVWNTPLIADAATLIVQSAFTTAGQRCTAARRLIVKSDMYDAVVGEVKKLTDRMIIGAPFDDPQPYMGPVIDSNTADQLTESFLYLISNGGKAISHMRRPQGDLPFLTPGLIDTTNMAERPDVELFGPLLQIVKVDDFDEGIAEANNTRFGLSASLVGGNPQEYNRFWANIRAGIVNWNRPTNGASSAAPFGGIGLSGNHRPAAFYAADYCAYPVASTEMEQPRASVGVGFTQ
- a CDS encoding tetratricopeptide repeat protein; amino-acid sequence: MALTPEEEKKRAEKLAARQQAEKDMLMREVDEAVRQDKVGQTVKKWGIPVGVALVLGLAAFGGWLFWTDRQEGVLEGKSEELVTALDELDAGRASQADQELAALIGEGASGVAVPAKLVRAGIALQDGKAQEAIRLYDEVAADGDAPEPYRDLAAVRSVAANYDNLKPQEIIDRLKPLAVPGNPWFGSAGELVGMAYLDQDKPDLAGPLFAEIAKSDTVPETLKSRARQLAGLLGYDAIEDVDAALAEIQQEAGPGAAAQ
- a CDS encoding alpha/beta fold hydrolase; amino-acid sequence: MGEAPYTEGEWTSADGLTLRYRDYPGRDDRPAILCIPGLTRNARDFEPVADAFAGEWRVVCPDLRGRGQSDYARDPASYTPASYVADIAALFDQAELGRVVAIGTSLGGIVIMLLALQSADRFAGVVLNDIGPEVEEDGLDRIRDYVGQGRSFPTWIHAARALKEQNGDAYPEFELSDWLRLSKRMMCVGGSGRIAFDYDMKIAEPFHAPQGAEPHDMWPAFRALAGRPLLTLRGELSDILSTGTLARMQKEVPDMEAVVIPGKGHAPTLEEPLAQQAIAALLAKCA
- a CDS encoding protein adenylyltransferase SelO family protein, which translates into the protein MRPEPQAAPYRPDPQILNLAEWLGDAVEPAGFPRHELRFRNRRWDRAVGLAELSDQEWLNHFAGFAPLPDNLPQPLALRYHGHQFRVYNPDIGDGRGFLFAQMRDGDGRLLDLGTKGSGQTPYSRTADGRLTLKGAVREILATEMLEALGVNTSRTFSVVETGEELVRGDEPSPTRSAVMVRLSHSHIRIGAFQRLAVLGEDDHLRELVDYCLSQFPGPQPPEDAPGRDEPAVILMHQAVERMADLAASYMVAGFVHGVLNTDNMNITGESFDYGPWRWLPTWDPAFTAAYFDHAGLYAFGRQPEAIRWNLAQLAIALRRLVDAPPLIAALERFGDLYHNAMSRRFTWRLGVQSRGLEQDFSLIEAAEGTMRELGIGPDAFFFAHRGGRNAAGQLAEKLRGYEPLNSGHPYWEGEEPQAMLIDEVEAIWASIAEHDDWQPLADKVEALRVMGAAHGKHPSPAGNI
- a CDS encoding PQQ-binding-like beta-propeller repeat protein → MQTASSIRSIGRALMAGALFAGLSACGALGGGKDKPSTPTVGNRTPILSRIATEVKADPALEGVSVVVPTARRNEDWAQAGGTASNAIGHVELAEQPVRAWTASIPGSNKKRRLAASPVVGNGKLFAVDTDGQVHAFNAENGSRLWTHRIEVDGNMRDVAFGGGVSFNDGRVYATNGAGDVVAINAETGEQIWKTRPAGPLRGAPTVAFNAVYVMTQDNQIHALNMNDGSQLWQEAAATGQSGVFGVAAPAAGQGTVIAGYSQGEVVAYRYENGRTLWSDALARTSISTQVGTLTDVDADPIIDQGRVYALGQGGRMAAYELVTGQRLWELTLAGISTPAVAGEWIFTLTSDARLLAIARETGRVRWVTQLERWGNPDKREKPIFWVGPVLAGNKLWIASSEGVVSSVDLQTGTETPFTKLGDDVSLAPIVANGTLYILDDGGKITAWR
- a CDS encoding glycosyltransferase family 4 protein, translated to MQLINAFGDAAEHAIVSADPQRRGAASRLGKGARVKWPVFPSLKGKPWPGRLRKIAEAMSGYDLICTYNWGALDAVMAQTLFADVYKLAPLVHHEDGFNEDEKNRLKTSRNLYRRIALGRTAALVVPSRNLERIALEVWQQPRSRVRLIPNGIDTAAYLARPKRDALPRLVKHRGEKWVGTLAGLRKVKNLTALVRAVSKLPEEWQLVIAGEGPERDAIMAEAERCGIEDRLHLPGHVDQPEKLVGLFDIFALSSHSEQFPISVVEAMAAGLPVAAPRVGDVGSMLASENGPYLAAAEDEEGLARALQELAGDAALRKKVGAANRARASAEYDEARMVERYRALYWGLMGRN
- the ubiA gene encoding 4-hydroxybenzoate octaprenyltransferase, which translates into the protein MADTITPDSEHRGLVARLPQKMRDYAMLARFDRPIGWWLLFWPCAWGVWLTGAGLQLQLLAWLLLGSIAMRGAGCVYNDIVDADLDRQVARTASRPVASGRVSRKAAWVWLLVLCAIGLIVLLQLRWEAQLVALGSLLLVAAYPFMKRITGFPQAWLGLVFTWGAPVGWVALRSDRLDVLAALYAGSIFWCIGYDTIYALQDREDDALVGIGSSALTLGNRVQEGVIAFYCLALTFWGLALWLFRQDWIALLALLPAAAHLMWQAFTVNGEDADNPLARFRSNRFAGLLVALACLVVGNA